From one Syngnathoides biaculeatus isolate LvHL_M chromosome 12, ASM1980259v1, whole genome shotgun sequence genomic stretch:
- the cep68 gene encoding centrosomal protein of 68 kDa isoform X10, with protein sequence MCYHGDHFQSQSAGADLDKEFWSLPDHLERNVLLLTRQPRKELAKNGDAKLDKSKRDDGSAAININKSATESGLTQESLQEGETLVEQLCGLYLKDPQKVVREDQDQNCSLMQHTHMFCSLLDQYIHWLYKASDKIEMLARPTVDNDNMKRSLPEYQRFQREVSSHKHLTSHILQTGEMLLSCMDSTFPLLRNMLVLIEGQSRTIANHTKHLESSILSAIDVNNQTHVNQDSDPVQ encoded by the exons TCACAATCTGCAGGTGCGGACCTTGACAAGGAGTTTTGGTCTCTACCCGATCACTTAGAGAGGAATGTGCTCCTCCTCACTAGACAG CCAAGAAAAGAACTGGCTAAAAATGGTGATGCCAAACTGGACAAGAGCAAAAGAGATGACGGAAGCGCAGCCATAAACATAAATAAGAGTGCAACTGAATCAG GACTAACTCAGGAAAGTCTTCAGGAGGGGGAGACGTTGGTAGAGCAGCTTTGTGGCCTCTACCTGAAAGACCCTCAAAAGGTCGTCCGGGAGGACCAGGACCAAAATTGCTCTCTGATGCAACATACACAC atgTTTTGCTCACTCTTGGATCAATATATCCACTGGCTCTACAAGGCTTCTGATAAGATAGAGATGTTGGCTCGACCCACCGTAGACAATGACAACATGAAGAGGTCACTTCCTGAGTATCAG AGATTTCAGAGAGAGGTGAGTAGCCATAAGCACCTGACCTCTCATATTCTGCAAACTGGAGAGATGCTTCTCAGCTGCATGGACAGCACCTTCCCTT tgttaAGAAACATGCTGGTGTTAATTGAGGGACAGTCAAGAACCATTGCGAATCACACCAAACACCTTGAGTCCTCCATCCTGTCCGCTATTGACGTGAACAATCAGACCCATGTTAATCAGGACAGCGATCCAGTTCAGTGA
- the cep68 gene encoding centrosomal protein of 68 kDa isoform X6 codes for MHAGVSRIHGQHSINNNLLTWLEEDPYPVSNRFTPSGVSSYSASKDEWSLPLESSDFSSGLQHEETVVESIQCGLSSSILEFQEKDLPLRRQLTSTVLYPTYSPCPCSYSKRDQTDLKKESICYIGGTSRRRTMSYYEANYWNCAIPKSLPMSTNKYTGAWDPNKEYQALLDYTYPLSPGQMDSKWKSIEFQGDALQHHDMNLKDSGIELDNLCRTSLSGSDLNLSNTIKTKGEKQKICFTGLNSSFISTTPSPGLFSDSVDFLDKGVMKCQCQSLHNHQNARPSSSVIHATSVLPQSQSAGADLDKEFWSLPDHLERNVLLLTRQVKDATARLNCPVTPICDGLDYTSIFSIISQPRKELAKNGDAKLDKSKRDDGSAAININKSATESGLTQESLQEGETLVEQLCGLYLKDPQKVVREDQDQNCSLMQHTHMFCSLLDQYIHWLYKASDKIEMLARPTVDNDNMKRSLPEYQRFQREVSSHKHLTSHILQTGEMLLSCMDSTFPLLRNMLVLIEGQSRTIANHTKHLESSILSAIDVNNQTHVNQDSDPVQ; via the exons ATGCATGCTGGTGTCAGCAGAATACATGGTCAGCATTCCATCAACAATAATTTGCTTACTTGGTTAGAAGAAGACCCATACCCAGTGAGCAACCGCTTCACTCCCAGTGGTGTCTCCTCTTATTCAGCATCTAAAGATGAGTGGAGCTTACCATTGGAGAGCTCAGATTTTAGCAGTGGGTTACAACATGAAGAAACAGTTGTTGAATCAATTCAATGTGGTCTTTCCAGCTCCATCCTGGAGTTCCAGGAAAAAGACCTTCCTTTGAGGCGGCAACTAACATCCACTGTTTTGTACCCTACCTATAGTCCATGCCCCTGCTCTTACTCTAAGAGAGACCAAACAGacctaaaaaaagaaagtatctGCTATATAGGAGGGACGTCAAGAAGACGAACCATGTCATATTATGAAGCAAACTATTGGAACTGCGCTATCCCTAAATCTTTGCCCATGTCCACAAATAAGTACACTGGAGCCTGGGATCCAAACAAAGAGTATCAAGCTTTGCTGGACTACACCTACCCTCTAAGTCCTGGGCAGATGGACAGTAAGTGGAAGAGCATTGAGTTCCAGGGTGACGCCCTCCAACATCACGACATGAACTTAAAGGATTCTGGTATTGAACTGGATAATCTTTGTCGCACCAGCCTGTCTGGGTCAGACTTAAACCTAAGCAATACCATAAAGacaaaaggagaaaagcagAAAATCTGTTTTACAGGTCTAAACTCTTCATTTATCTCTACAACACCCTCCCCTGGGTTGTTTTCGGACAGTGTGGACTTTCTGGACAAAGGTGTTATGAAGTGTCAATGTCAAAGTCTGCACAATCATCAGAATGCACGACCCTCTTCCAGTGTTATTCATGCAACAAGTGTTCTTCCTCAGTCACAATCTGCAGGTGCGGACCTTGACAAGGAGTTTTGGTCTCTACCCGATCACTTAGAGAGGAATGTGCTCCTCCTCACTAGACAG GTAAAGGATGCAACAGCCAGGCTAAACTGTCCAGTTACACCCATTTGTGATGGTTTGGACTACACCTCGATATTCTCTATTATATCACAGCCAAGAAAAGAACTGGCTAAAAATGGTGATGCCAAACTGGACAAGAGCAAAAGAGATGACGGAAGCGCAGCCATAAACATAAATAAGAGTGCAACTGAATCAG GACTAACTCAGGAAAGTCTTCAGGAGGGGGAGACGTTGGTAGAGCAGCTTTGTGGCCTCTACCTGAAAGACCCTCAAAAGGTCGTCCGGGAGGACCAGGACCAAAATTGCTCTCTGATGCAACATACACAC atgTTTTGCTCACTCTTGGATCAATATATCCACTGGCTCTACAAGGCTTCTGATAAGATAGAGATGTTGGCTCGACCCACCGTAGACAATGACAACATGAAGAGGTCACTTCCTGAGTATCAG AGATTTCAGAGAGAGGTGAGTAGCCATAAGCACCTGACCTCTCATATTCTGCAAACTGGAGAGATGCTTCTCAGCTGCATGGACAGCACCTTCCCTT tgttaAGAAACATGCTGGTGTTAATTGAGGGACAGTCAAGAACCATTGCGAATCACACCAAACACCTTGAGTCCTCCATCCTGTCCGCTATTGACGTGAACAATCAGACCCATGTTAATCAGGACAGCGATCCAGTTCAGTGA
- the cep68 gene encoding centrosomal protein of 68 kDa isoform X5, producing the protein MCYHGDHFQQMHAGVSRIHGQHSINNNLLTWLEEDPYPVSNRFTPSGVSSYSASKDEWSLPLESSDFSSGLQHEETVVESIQCGLSSSILEFQEKDLPLRRQLTSTVLYPTYSPCPCSYSKRDQTDLKKESICYIGGTSRRRTMSYYEANYWNCAIPKSLPMSTNKYTGAWDPNKEYQALLDYTYPLSPGQMDSKWKSIEFQGDALQHHDMNLKDSGIELDNLCRTSLSGSDLNLSNTIKTKGEKQKICFTGLNSSFISTTPSPGLFSDSVDFLDKGVMKCQCQSLHNHQNARPSSSVIHATSVLPQSQSAGADLDKEFWSLPDHLERNVLLLTRQVKDATARLNCPVTPICDGLDYTSIFSIISQPRKELAKNGDAKLDKSKRDDGSAAININKSATESGLTQESLQEGETLVEQLCGLYLKDPQKVVREDQDQNCSLMQHTHMFCSLLDQYIHWLYKASDKIEMLARPTVDNDNMKRSLPEYQRFQREVSSHKHLTSHILQTGEMLLSCMDSTFPLLRNMLVLIEGQSRTIANHTKHLESSILSAIDVNNQTHVNQDSDPVQ; encoded by the exons CAGATGCATGCTGGTGTCAGCAGAATACATGGTCAGCATTCCATCAACAATAATTTGCTTACTTGGTTAGAAGAAGACCCATACCCAGTGAGCAACCGCTTCACTCCCAGTGGTGTCTCCTCTTATTCAGCATCTAAAGATGAGTGGAGCTTACCATTGGAGAGCTCAGATTTTAGCAGTGGGTTACAACATGAAGAAACAGTTGTTGAATCAATTCAATGTGGTCTTTCCAGCTCCATCCTGGAGTTCCAGGAAAAAGACCTTCCTTTGAGGCGGCAACTAACATCCACTGTTTTGTACCCTACCTATAGTCCATGCCCCTGCTCTTACTCTAAGAGAGACCAAACAGacctaaaaaaagaaagtatctGCTATATAGGAGGGACGTCAAGAAGACGAACCATGTCATATTATGAAGCAAACTATTGGAACTGCGCTATCCCTAAATCTTTGCCCATGTCCACAAATAAGTACACTGGAGCCTGGGATCCAAACAAAGAGTATCAAGCTTTGCTGGACTACACCTACCCTCTAAGTCCTGGGCAGATGGACAGTAAGTGGAAGAGCATTGAGTTCCAGGGTGACGCCCTCCAACATCACGACATGAACTTAAAGGATTCTGGTATTGAACTGGATAATCTTTGTCGCACCAGCCTGTCTGGGTCAGACTTAAACCTAAGCAATACCATAAAGacaaaaggagaaaagcagAAAATCTGTTTTACAGGTCTAAACTCTTCATTTATCTCTACAACACCCTCCCCTGGGTTGTTTTCGGACAGTGTGGACTTTCTGGACAAAGGTGTTATGAAGTGTCAATGTCAAAGTCTGCACAATCATCAGAATGCACGACCCTCTTCCAGTGTTATTCATGCAACAAGTGTTCTTCCTCAGTCACAATCTGCAGGTGCGGACCTTGACAAGGAGTTTTGGTCTCTACCCGATCACTTAGAGAGGAATGTGCTCCTCCTCACTAGACAG GTAAAGGATGCAACAGCCAGGCTAAACTGTCCAGTTACACCCATTTGTGATGGTTTGGACTACACCTCGATATTCTCTATTATATCACAGCCAAGAAAAGAACTGGCTAAAAATGGTGATGCCAAACTGGACAAGAGCAAAAGAGATGACGGAAGCGCAGCCATAAACATAAATAAGAGTGCAACTGAATCAG GACTAACTCAGGAAAGTCTTCAGGAGGGGGAGACGTTGGTAGAGCAGCTTTGTGGCCTCTACCTGAAAGACCCTCAAAAGGTCGTCCGGGAGGACCAGGACCAAAATTGCTCTCTGATGCAACATACACAC atgTTTTGCTCACTCTTGGATCAATATATCCACTGGCTCTACAAGGCTTCTGATAAGATAGAGATGTTGGCTCGACCCACCGTAGACAATGACAACATGAAGAGGTCACTTCCTGAGTATCAG AGATTTCAGAGAGAGGTGAGTAGCCATAAGCACCTGACCTCTCATATTCTGCAAACTGGAGAGATGCTTCTCAGCTGCATGGACAGCACCTTCCCTT tgttaAGAAACATGCTGGTGTTAATTGAGGGACAGTCAAGAACCATTGCGAATCACACCAAACACCTTGAGTCCTCCATCCTGTCCGCTATTGACGTGAACAATCAGACCCATGTTAATCAGGACAGCGATCCAGTTCAGTGA